ATGCTCGAAAAATTGACGTTGTTGAATTTATATGCGATAACCTCGACCTTAATGGCGCCGACGACCGTGGTCTGAACGGGAGGTTACCTAGGAGCAATTCCCTAAATCTAACATGAGTAAGGTTAATGGTCTGGGCTTCCCGGGCCATAACAATAAATAACAGTGATGGAGGGGCACAGTCCTAACCCATTAAACGCGCGGACGACGGAAGGAACCTACACCATCGGCAAAGAGTCCGAGGGAGAGGCCTTAGCTTGGGATTAAGAGGCAGTGGGCAGTGGTGGTACCATCCGGGGATAGGATGGTAGCTTTCAACTATCCCGTCTTTAAACTTACTACGCAGCGGCCGTGCTTCCGGCACGCTAGGCAGCTCAATAGTACTTAGTAGCCAAGCGCCCCGCTCGGGCGCAGCCGGAAAATAGATTATTTACGCAGGGAAGGCCTTCAGCCCCAAACAACGTGCATAATCGAGATCTTAATGATGCCAATAGGCTCATCGTCCATGGTAGTTTGTTTGATATTGACTAAATTACTCGGTAAGCGTCAAAGTGTCAGACTTAATCAAGTATGAATGTGTACGTACCGAATTAGAAACTCTGTTCGTATACTGATGACCGTCCTAGTTGGTCCATCGCGCAGGAGGCgctgcggccgcggcggcggccccGCCGCCCGGCCGGCAGCAGAGCTGCTCCCGCCGAATGCTTCTGGCTGGCTCCAGGCCCGGCCCCCGGCTTCAGGGGCCTCGGGCGTCGTAGGCGGCGTAGGCTCTCGCGAGCGCCCTGCAGCCTTCGGCCCGGCCGTGCCCCCGGGCTCAACGTCCCGGCGCGGCAGGCCCCCGCGGGCTGCGAGCCGGCGGGCTCGCCCGCCTGACCGCGCACGCAGCGCAGCCGAAGGGCGTCCTGGCCCATCTACCGTGTCCGTTGCGCGCGGCGAGCTTCCGGGCTTTCCGCGCTTGCTCGCTTCCCTGACTCCCCTGCCGGCGGGGCCGCCAGCCGACGCGCCTCCGTCCCTCGGGCGCCCCGCGTGCTTAGGCTCTGACGAGTGCACGGCTGTGCCGGCGCAGGCCCAGCGGCGGGCGTGCGGGCGGGCGCGGCGCGGCCTGGCCCTCCGGGTCTGTGCTCCGAAAGCCCCCCAGCTACGCCCTGCCGTTGGTCGCCTCCAGGCGGCTCGTGCTTTCCCATGCTCCCTCCTGCCAAGCCCTGAACCCGCTCCCCTCGCGGCGGCAGCCCGCGTCGGCGTGCCGCGACCCGCTCGCCCCGCGCGCGGACGTTCCGGGTCACGCGCGCGCGCGTGACGGTGGCGCGGTCCGCGTCCCCGCGCCGCGAGACGTCGCGTCGGGCCCGCGGCGCGCCCCGGCCCCGCGAGACGCCCGCGGGCGGCCTAAGCCCGGGCGGTCGATCCCGCCTCGGAGACCGCCGCCGGCGCGGCCGGGGAAGCGGCGCGCGCCGCCACGGCGCGCCCCCTCCGGGGGGCGCCAGCGCGCCCAGGCACCGGCCCGCGGGCTCCCCATCCGACCCGTCTTGAAACACGGACCAAGGAATCTGACATGCGTGCGAGTCGACGGGCGCGAAAACCCGGGAGGTGCAAAACCAGAGGTAGTCTTAatcaaactaataaaaaaaaattgaggctCGTTGACGGAGGCCCATGCATTTCTACCGATGTTATAATAAAGATCTAATTTAGCTCATTGGATGTATTCAATAATATTCAATACTCAGatcataaatattataaatttttaatagttattttacaaaaaaacagAACAAAGTATATTGGTTCGATTTGCAATAGTGATTTATACGATCATTTGATACTAAGTTTataatttcagaaatatatagCTTTTTTTACTGAATATTATAGTtcctattttaataatattatattcacaaataaattttataatattttacaaattagtaTAGACGGTGATATTTAATTGGTAGAGAAATATAAATTACGAGAAGATAAACatgttttattataatttgaaagttgaaattcaaCAATTAGATTATACAGTTTGTAGAATATTATGAGAGTTATTTATAAGCAAAgcattttctttatattattttttttttttctattttgactaTCAAATGTAAGCTGCGGTGTATGAAGTGTCCATATACACCGGGTGCACTATCAGTAGCTGCGAACCAGAGTGGTGGGACGGACGAGGGGATAACTAGAAGATAAGGGAGTATCTGCGACGAAGTGGGAAATGAGTGCAACTGTAAGCTGGACCCGGTGCATCCTTAGAACCCTCCGTAGGTCCACCAATCGGTGGGCCGATACCGCCAACTATCGTAACTTACACAACCGGTCTCCCAACTTTTGGCTAAATTTTGCTTGATAGCGGTGAATGGGTAcgaatatacaaaattttattcaaatatatatctaaaCGAATCAGATGtatttgatattaaataaatataatttcagatacaaatatagaaaataaaaattcaatagatttgaatttagatatgAAATTTATCCTTACTTGATCCGAATCCGAACGTAATCCAAACCcgaattgattttacattatatatatatatatagagtctggctactatactcttatgagtatagcaactcttgtactcataagtttttggccgttaaatctactctttaatcattttcacccgttagattatactattcaaccaaccacccactcaaccttagggggcccactatcaatttaaccatAACTACTCTCATCCTAGCCGCatactttttctatatatatatataatgtttgacattatatttgaatttgtattttaaaaaatagatttaatgtaatatattttgaaatatggtaacgagaaaaaattattttcgatttGGGTTTTCATGTTCGAATTCGGGTTTCAAATATTTGGTCcggtttgaatttggatatggacttttaaaattcgtcggattctgattttggatttgataGTTAGGTTtgggttcgaatttttaaaaatttgcttcgaatccaacccgttgacatcccaATGCTTGATCCTTTAAAAAAGTGTGAAAGAAATAGTAATTTTAGATCGCTTGGaagtaattatttaatttataaaaattttaagtttaggCCTCATATAATATAGCGTTTGACttttattttgtaataaaattttatgtatccAAAGGTGTAGCAGTAGACAAGTGAATTGCTAGCAATACTTTAATCCaaagtttttattttgcaacaaagaataaaaatctaaaaatagtttttttcctaattattgtttaataagttgtcatttaattattttaaaagttaaccaaatataacaatgaaagaaaatttcttttaatacattaaattatatgaatttgtgtttaaaaaattaaaaccgaGGCCTTACAATTTAActtcttaatttgtttgatttgatttactTTATGACTCTTAAAAATTTTCTGTATCCATAGTGCATCTACACAATCCTACACTGTACCTTAATATATGTTTTGACTTATCTAATTATCAACCaccaatatttaattaattactagttTAGGAACTCGCGCGGTGCAGCGGATAGGCATTATTACAgcctattattataatttttttatcatacttttAATAGGattaacaaatatatttatttgatatCCAATAGTTTTGAAATAAACTCAAAAGTTAACTTTATCTGTTTATTCATCTATCAATGTGCATACATGTACATACATACTTTTTaacacataaaaaaataaacgaagcacaATAGTTAAcatgtataaaataaataagtatcTAATGACGTAGCTAATGCATTAGTCTGGTCCACGACCAATTAAATATTACATAAATCAAACAATGCTATTATCTATACAAAACACTATAAACACTGTGTTCTGCAAGTGATATATAGAAGAAAAATCAAGAACTATCAACGCTTTCAAAGAGTAGGAAAAATCAAGAACtatccatagttagttaattcagattcggcaaaaatCCGGCACGggtataattcgaataaaattcgttttctaatttttaaattcgttgaaaaatacggctaaaaaacggattcgccaattattcagatacgtgatttatatggatattatacgttcaccaattaaaaattcgaaataaaaaattcggttattaaattaaaatttttttctctcaagatttatactattagcacaactactcatatttcttaagaatataagaataaagagctacaaaattaagctaattaagtaaaaaaatagcaaactatattgtgccttaaaataaataaataaagtgattAAGATAGTTCATAAGAgactaaatttttttgatcaagtgatttttttttgggtggttcgaaaggttttttttttttttttttttttttttttttttttttttttttttttttatagactaTTGGGTTCTTTGATTTATCCCAAGTACAATAACCAAATAACAAACTCTCGACATCCCAGAGCTAAAAAGTtaatagtaaatactattcatCTACTATCTATAGTACAGTAGTTTCAGTTCAGAATAACAATTCTAATACTTTTTTCTTTGTCGCTAATATTTATGTTTTACTTGAAGGCGAAGCGCTGCGGGCTCACGTCCACTCTAGAAGCTGGTAGGAAATAGAACCGGCAGGTCTCGTCTTGTagtttagggcatgtttggtaaACTGAAAGTAGAAGATGAAAATGTGGAGCTCAAGGAAGTGGGAAATTGCCTGAGTTTTGAAAAAGNGGGGGGGGCGAGCACGAGCGCAAGCGCGAATGCAAGTGCGAGCGGCGAGATGCGAGCCGAATTTTTGGCCGAATAATTCGGCcatcgcgaattattcgcgaataagtaTTTTTGACTAAAAAAACGTATTTTTTTAcgaattttttggaaaaatacgaattcgaccgtttaatttgtttttttaaaaattcgcgaattaactaacataggAACTATCAACGCTTTCAATGAATGAGAAAAAGGACCTGTATAAGAAAAAATGGACAAAGCTATTAAATTCTAGTACAGTAAAATTATATCACAGTCAAGAATAGTATGCCAAATgatttaatatatgtattttaatgaGTTTTCCATAATATAATGAATCAATTGAAAACACACTATAAAATTGCAAATGAGTTGTCGTGTAAAGATTGAATACACCTACCATTCTTGACTTGGCTAATCAAATTATAATCTATGAATGCTATGTTGCCCTCTTTTGAGATGTTTACATCAGAATAATTATATGACTATTGGCCTATAACAACAATGACCATTCACCATGAGATAATTTAACAAATCAAGCTCAatcaagtggcaaagggcttggtggttggtatccgagatccaagttcgaatcctagttgattaacatttccagttaagtttatttctgaatgaaatatgaagcagatagcgtgctacctatctctccaaaaaaaaaaaaaagaaaaagaaaaagaaaaatcaagctCAATCAAGCTTTCAGGATTTGAATGCAGCAAAGTCATTTTTAGGCTAAAGATAGTAATTGAGTAAAAAGTATCAATTATATGTTGTTTCATTGCACAATCAAATGAAAATAAACATGATACCAATATCTAAATGTGACAAATGAGAAAAATATTgcgtttcaaaatttatttagaaaattataaaataccaTAAAAGGTAACCTCCACCAACCTCCAGAATATTATTTATGAGTCACATCTAGCTTTATATTTGACACATTATGAGTAACTAATGTCTTGTTTGCTATTGCTCATATTTTTTCTCCTtataaacttaaacttaaacttaaaatttatgttATTAAATGGATTGACGGGTGATGGATTGTGTTTGTACTCTATACAACTGGATTTTGTTTATCAGCTAGCTTTGTAATCTATACAATTGCAAACTTacatatctaaaaaaaaaaactattagatGATAATGTTATATTTGCGAGAAAATAGTATGCAAGTGAACGGTCGCTGCGATAGTTTTACGAGGAACAATTAGATCGAAATGTAATTGCGGTAGGAAGTCTTAAATGATTGTTATCAACTTCTTAAGACaataaaaatctgcaaactatTGGCTTCAAAGCCACTACTGCTTTTCCAATTTGCATTGCTGTGAAAAACTTGAGAATATCTTGTGCAAGATCCtgctaggggtggaaacgagccgagctcgagcgagcttacctcagctcaaattcggcttgaaattaatttcgagcctaaatttaagctcaagcttggattgaaattaattcgagccgagctcgagcgagcctaatttcgagtcgagcgagctcgagccctaaacgagccgcttgaaattctcaacatcatacgatcaatagtttaatttgtatagaacattatctataatttgatacaaaaatatgtctaatagttaaaaatacaaaataactatatgaaatataatattataatatgaaaaaaaataatctatgagttgaatatctaatcttttccgCCTCACATGTCtattcttccgccttcaattttcatattattcattttcatttatgcaatcaaaaataaataaattatatagataaatattggattaaactatccaatcatatataactaaaattaaaattttatatgaataataattttttattttaaaaacattctgtatattttctcaagcatacaattaatagtaaggTAGGCAACAGCGGGTATATGCTGTTACTTGATAATTTGGAGGGCTTCCGACTTGGCCACTTAAGAtcagagacagaaaaagagaaaaaggaaaatatattgaaaatttagaactctgtaaaagaaaaaaagaaagaaaaaatgtataaatttagtgaaattttgttcttttattttgtctattgggtttgtttttatgggccaacaatattggcccaattttaactaaactcaaattattcactcagcactcagcctatatataattaaaatataatatatttatatattttttaataaataNAATCTGGGATACAACCGTCAACCggctttttttataaaatgaccattcaaaaattttaaattggtaaaataattctatcaaaattttatttaaaaaattaatcctTCTTTCGCCACGTTGAATTTTTGCTATAAAAACGGTGAATAATTTACCgtcttatttatatttaactttaAGACTTAGACAAATTTGGataaatttaagatattttatactaaagacggtgaattatttacctctcttctattatatatatatatatatatatatatgtatatatatatatatatattcgagcttttcgagcttttcgagcttaattcgaacgagccgagtaatactcaagcttggcttgaaatgaatttcgagccctttttttgttcaagctcggctcatttaatttcgagtcgagctcgagcgagtcaaatatcgagtcgaacgcgagtcgaacacgagccggctcgctcatttgccagccctagatCCTGCATgaaaatacatttttaaaaaaattggcgAAATTATTCACTACAGGAAACAAGTTTCAGTATTATAAACCAACAAATAAAAGGAGATTGGAATACAATTGATTTAATGATAATGTAGTATGGACTCCACATTCGAGTTTTTGCATATCAAAAAGCTATTCCAACAtgtaatttatgaaaaatataatggtaATATGAgcaaataaaaagatataaaatgtTTTGGGGCTAGTACATACTAGCAAGGGTTTTATTGTTCAATTCCAGAAGGAGTGGTACAATGACAATTTGTTCAGTTGGTTGGTTGCAATCTTGATAAGCCGAGGTCCATTTATTCCTAAAAAtggttaaaacttaaaagcGAAATTAAAACATGAAGTCTTCCAAACAATCCAacatactaaaatttttttggctCTGAAATATTATCTTCCAAATAGCAGAAATAAGTTAAATATGCTTATACGTTCTAAGAACACAACTATTTAAGACTTTGCATGAAACTGCAATTTACACTGGTATTTATAGTGGTAAAAAACCAAAATTAATGAAAAGCTAATATAGCAATTACATTTTCCGCATTACGTGAAACTATATGATAGTCTCAAAAATACAACTAACAGTGGGTTTAAATTAGAAGCATCTTTTCGGTATCTAAAGTTGCAACCGTAATATAGCTAATGCATCTAGATACTTATTATCGTTGATATCACAAATATAAGTACCTAGCCACATTCACCACATAACTATTTGTTGCCGtttgaagtaaaataatatttatactatatatataggatgaAACAATTctaatcataataaaaaaatcaagtcAGACTCATACAATCCTAGTGGGTCTCAcgttaactataaaattttggagccaataattataatttaaatccaTAATAGGCCAATTCATGAATACGAGTTGGTGGGCCTCATAAAAGCCGGTTAAAATTTTAAGCCTATGCAATAATTCGGGCCTCATTTCAGTCtaatgaatattattatttgtaccCAACAATCTTCATCAAAGTGAGCCCAGTCAATGACGGTCCATATCcacattctaaaattcaatatccaattagaaaatatcttttatcCAAACAACCtcatcaaaattcaaatcccCAACCAACttccaaaatatcttccaacaaatatccaaccaactcccaaaatatcttccaacaaATTCctaaccaactcccaaaatatcttccaacaaaccgcaaccaactcccaaaatatctctcaaCAAACCACATTCATTCgaatttcaaatatttatccctccaacaaccgattcaaaatttgatttcgaatttcgaatccctaacTAACTCCTTAAAATATCTCTCGCCTAACGCACGAATCGCTCTGATTCCTCAGATCTCCCATTCTATTATaaatatgagaataaaaaaggaagaaggGGATAGACAGATACACAGAGGAGAGAAcaaatagatagagagagattacaataaaaagagaagagaTAATAGTATTTCCACCCTTCCTACTAGGGGTGtgaacgagccgaacacgagtgagctggggtcggctcgtgttcggctcgttctattaaacgagccgaacacgagctggctcgttaaagtatcgagccgaaaaattcagctcgtgttcggctcgtttattaacgagccgaacacgagctggcgaacgaacaataaattttaaaaaaatagattaaatatacataaaaaataaatttataaaattttatccatttgactttgatctaatagttgaaactttaatataaatgatctttttataattaaactcgcatttcatttttattttactaaaaattaatataatataaaatttattatatataattatttatttatataataaaatatattaaataaatatattaaatataaattatatgtatttgagctgttatcgagGTATCAACTCTATCGAGCTAAGTCATGACCCTCAGCTTGTGTTTTCGGTCTGTTTTTATAATACGTAGCTTGAAAATCCAGTGTGTTTCGCTCCGTATTACTTAAACTGAGCGATCGTCTGGTATTACTTGatgctcatttcgagccgaacacgagctggctcgcgaacagcgagctggattgccacccctacttcCTACACACGTTCCTACGTACAAAAAATtcaaaggaggagagatcgccgagccgctTCATCCAACCCGTCATCTGATCATCaggtaaagataaaaaaaaagaaagaaaaaaaaataaaacatagaaaaaaataaaaaaaagatctcttcccccccccccttttctttttcttttttttaggtCTTACTACCGTAGTCATTCATAGCATCTAGACGACTTCGATGGGAAAGTGGAGGGAAGCCAATGGCTTCCcatttcttcggacctctcGATACCCTATTCGAAGCCGTTAATTGATGGAATGGATGATCTACATTGCCGCGACCACCTCTAGCCTCGCCGGTTCGgtgttttcgaaagaagaggggagggaaaTCAAAGATTCTTCGTTTTTTCGGACCCTTCAATCTCTTTTGAAAACATGGAACCAAATTCGCTGGCCGAACAGATCCGCGCCACCGTTATCATCTTCACCGACGTCATCTCCAGCATCGCCGGTTTGATGTTTttgaaagaagaggggaggagaatcaaaaatttcccgtttcttcggacccatTAACATTTTTCGAAAATGTCGAACCAAATTCGCcggccgaacagatccgtgCCACCGTCATCATCTTCGCCGCCATCACTCTCCAGCCTTATTGGTTCGGTGTTTTCGAAAGAAGATGGGAggagaatcaaagattccccgtTTCTTTGGACCCTTCAATCCCCTTCGAGAACATTGAATCAATCCACAAAACTCTCAAACCAGTTCAGATTCAAGCCAAATTGAGATCAAGCGGGGATTTctttggaccccaaatcaagatcaagcGGGGGTTTCTTCGGAGCCAAAATCGAGATCAAAATggggatttcttcgaaccccaaatcgaaatcaaacggggatttcttcggatcccaaattgagatcaaaacggaaattttttcggaccccaaatcgaaatcaaaaagggatttcttcggaccccaaaccaaattaaaatcaaaaaagagatttctttgggcttactaatgccccggcggcattcatggacttaatgaatagggttttccgtccgctattggaccggtgcgtcgtggtattcattgacgacgtattggtatattctcggaccgaggaagaacacgaggagcacttgaggatcgtgttggaaatactccgaaaagagaagttatatgcaaagttgaagaaatgcgacttttggctatcggaggtcactttccttGGTCATATAATTTCGGGCGATGGTATCTCGATGGACCCGAaaaaagttgaggcaattagaGATTGGCCTTGCCCGACGAGCgtatcggaggtccgcagtttccttgggctagcgggctattaccggcggttcgtggaggggtttgctaaaataactactccactaatgcgccttacacacaaaggggtgaagtatgtttggagccccgaatgcGAACGGAGCTTTGAGTaattaaaagaaagattgaccACGACCCCGGTGCTTACTCTACCGACGCCGGGGAAGACCTTTGTGGTATATAGTAATGCTTTCTACGTttgtctcgggtgtgtcttgatgcaaaacgggcgggtgattgcttatgcctggcgccaattgaagacatatgaaaagaactacc
This genomic interval from Ananas comosus cultivar F153 linkage group 8, ASM154086v1, whole genome shotgun sequence contains the following:
- the LOC109714100 gene encoding uncharacterized protein LOC109714100, with translation MTVLVGPSRRRRCGRGGGPAARPAAELLPPNASGWLQARPPASGASGVVGGVGSRERPAAFGPAVPPGSTSRRGRPPRAASRRARPPDRARSAAEGRPGPSTVSVARGELPGFPRLLASLTPLPAGPPADAPPSLGRPACLGSDECTAVPAQAQRRACGRARRGLALRVCAPKAPQLRPAVGRLQAARAFPCSLLPSPEPAPLAAAARVGVPRPARPARGRSGSRARA